In a single window of the Rhineura floridana isolate rRhiFlo1 chromosome 3, rRhiFlo1.hap2, whole genome shotgun sequence genome:
- the LOC133379073 gene encoding uncharacterized protein LOC133379073: MGQTEGSLPREVTFPQIRSKASFYRALWPGSSTVRSSLDRQAVTSSKDTKPGGGRKREGTLPARFGSRTSGCPQDPSLQGPGLSLLPGGASPTSLPRAGESAWPTAGRRAPLAQHARRDSLARSSPASRRLPTPSAAFILPARDGGSPPRGPHGGEAPGNGWMDSPEAPDSPLPGDVTTRVSLPGGSQLPQLRPSEYLPPLHKSPSSSSPSLPFFKLR; encoded by the exons ATGGGACAGACAGAAGGATCCCTACCCAGAGAAGTCACATTCCCACAGATCCGCAGCAAGGCGTCTTTCTACAGAGCCCTTTGGCCTGGATCCAGCACAGTCCGCTCCTCCTTGGACAGACAGGCGGTCACCTCCTCAAAGGACACCAAGcctggaggaggaaggaagagggaag GGACCCTTCCGGCGCGCTTCGGGTCGAGGACCTCGGGGTGTCCCCAGGACCCCTCCCTACAGGGGCCGGGGCTGAGCCTGCTCCCCGGTGGGGCCAGTCCCACTTCCCTCCCTCGCGCTGGAGAGTCGGCCTGGCCGACAGCCGGGAGGAGGGCGCCCCTCGCCCAACACGCACGTCGGGACTCCTTGGCCAGAAGTAGCCCAGCATCGAGGCGCCTCCCCACGCCCAGCGCTGCCTTTATCCTCCCCGCCCGGGATGGAGgcagcccaccccggggaccgcACGGTGGAGAGGCACCagggaatggatggatggatagccCGGAG GCACCAGACTCCCCTTTGCCCGGGGATGTGACCACGCGGGTTTCCCTTCCTGGAGGGTCTCAACTGCCACAACTACGCCCCTCGGAATATCTCCCGCCCCTCCACaaatccccctcctcttcctctccctccctccctttctttaaGCTGCGCTGA
- the LOC133381788 gene encoding zinc finger protein 883-like: MRNKLTLHQRIHTGEKLHKCIECGKNFSDRSVLTVHQRIHTGEKPYKCAECGMNFSQRHHLTSHHRTHTGKKPYKCLECGKSFSCSRSLASHHRTHTGEKPFNCLECGKSFSHSSSLPLHQRTHTGEKPYKCIECGKSFSQSQHLTSHHRTHTGEKPYKCLECGKCFSCSKSFSLHQRTHTGEKPYKCIECGKSFSWSQSLTSHHRTHTGEKPYKCMECGKSFSGRKELTVHERTHTGEKPYKCTECGKSFIQRQQLNSHHRTHTGEKPYTCMECGKSFSHSGNFTLHQRTHTGEKPYKCIECGKSFSRSQSLTSHHRTHTGEKPYKCLECGKRFTRSRSLSLHQRIHTGEKPYKCIECGKSFSRSQSLTSHHRTHTGEKPYKCMECGKSFSGRKELTVHERTHTGEKPYKCTECGKSFIQRQQLNSHHRTHTGEKPYKCLECGKSFTRSRSLCLHQRTHTGEKPCKCLECGKSFSQSSSLSLHQRTHTGEKPYKCTECGKRFSQSHHLTSHHRTHSGEKPYKCLECGNSFSHSERFTVHQRIHTGKKNVWSVEKASDVEILLNMKEPTQKKSHMNAYSVKKSFSQSQPLTSNHRTHTEGNPYKCLEDGKCLCHSQQLT; the protein is encoded by the coding sequence ATGAGAAATaagcttactttacatcaaagaatccacacaggagaaaaactacataaatgcatagagtgtgggaAAAACTTCAGTGATAGAAGTGTTCTAactgtacatcaaagaatccacacaggagaaaaaccctaTAAATGTGCAGAGTGTGGAATGAACTTCAGTCAGAGGcatcaccttacttcgcatcacagaacccacacagggaagaagccatataagtgtctggagtgtggaaagagtttcagctgTAGTCGAAGCCTAGCTTCCCATCacagaacccatacaggggagaagccatttaattgtctggaatgtggaaagagtttcagtcacagTAGTAGCCttcctttacatcaaagaacccacacaggagagaaaccatataaatgcatagagtgtggtaagagcttcagtcagagccaacaccttacttcacatcacagaacccacacaggggagaagccatataagtgtctggagtgtggaaagtgtttcAGTTGTAGTAAAAGCTTTTCTTTACATCaacgaacccacacaggagagaaaccatataagtgcatagagtgtggaaaaagtttcagttGGAGCCaaagccttacttcgcatcatagaacccacacaggggagaaaccatataaatgtatggagtgtggcaagagcttcagcGGTAGAAAAGAGCTAactgtacatgaaagaacccacacaggagaaaagCCATATAAATGTACAGAGTGTGGGAAAAGTTTCATTCAGCGCCAACAACTTaattcacatcacagaacccacacaggggagaagccatatacatgtatggagtgtggaaagagtttcagtcatagTGGAAActttactttacatcaaagaacccacacaggagagaaaccatataaatgcatagagtgtggtAAAAGTTTCAGTCGCAGCCAAAGCCTTACTtcccatcacagaacccacacaggagagaaaccatataagtgtctggagtgtggaaaaagattCACTCGTAGTAGAAGTCtttctttacatcaaagaatccacacaggagagaaaccatataaatgcatagagtgtggaaaaagtttcagtcGCAGCCAAAGTCTTACTtcccatcacagaacccacacaggggagaaaccatataaatgtatggagtgtggcaagagcttcagtgGTAGAAAAGAGCTAactgtacatgaaagaacccacacaggagaaaagccatataaatgtacagagtgtggaaaaagtttcatTCAGCGCCAACAACTTAATTCACATCACAGaacgcacacaggggagaagccatataagtgtctggagtgtggaaaaagtttcacTCGTAGTAGAAGTCTTtgtttacatcaaagaacccacacaggagagaagccatgtaagtgtctggagtgtggaaagagtttcagtcagagtAGTAGCCtttctttacatcaaagaacccatacaggagagaaaccatataaatgcacagAGTGTGGAAAACGTTTCAGTCAGAGCcatcaccttacttcacatcacagaacccactcAGGAGAGAAGCCATACAAGTGTTTGGAGTGTGGCAACAGTTTCAGTCATAGTGAAAGAtttactgtacatcaaagaatccacacagggaagAAGAacgtatggagtgtggaaaaagcttcagatgtAGAAATTTTACtaaacatgaaagaacccacacaaaaGAAAAGCCACATGAATGCATATAGTGTGAAAAAAAGTTTCAGTCAGAGCCAGCCCCTTACTTcaaatcacagaacccacacggaGGGAAACCCATACAAGTGTCTGGAGGATGGAAAATGCCTCTGTCATAGTCAGCAGCTAACttga